AGATGAAGTAGTCGCTGCTAATCCAGCTGTGTTATGCCAATCTGCTAGCTTGTTCCTGAGTTCTAAGGAGATGCGCTCAGCTGTTTTACCACCCACGCCAGGGGCTTGAATTAGCAGTTGGGTGTTACCAGTGACGATCGCCTGGACTAGATCAGGTAGTTCCAGTGTGTCTAAAAGTGCGATCGCTAAAGCTGCACCAATGCCACTCACACTGATCAGCTGCCGAAACAAATCCCGCTGGGTTGCCGAACCGAAGCCGTACAGCATTGGTTGCTCTTCCCGAATTTGCAGGTGAGTAAAAATTTGCACCTGTTCGCCAACTGGTGGTAACTGCTGTGCCAGATGGGCAGGAATTTGCAAGTCATAACCGCAAGAGTTAACTTCCAATGTGAGAATGACACGATTCCCACTGGTTTTTTGAATACCTGCGATCGCGCCTTTGAGATAGCTAATCATTCCAAGAAGCCGAAATAATTTAAGCCTTCCAGGATACCACCTGCACAGGCAGCCTCAGCCAAGTAATGATGGTCTGCTGGGTTGTCATTGTGCCATTGCAATAATTCATAGCTAGCATTGCCGACAATAATGCCGCGTTCCGCTCCAGCAAAGAGAGCGATGTCATTGCCAGAGTCACCACACACCACTGTTTGTGCTGGGTCAATTTCCCATTGCTGACGCAGAAACTGCATTGCCAAACCTTTATCGCTATGGCGGGGCAGAATATCTAGGTCTTGCCCGGTACTATAGATCAGCTTGATATCTAAACCCTGCTTTTCCAACAAAGACTGTAACTGTGGCATTACTTCTGCCGCGATCGCTTCTGTTAAGAAAAAACTGACTTTAAAGGGGCGCTGTTCTGAGTCTGGCTGAGGAACGAGGTCAGCAAAATGTGCCGTAGTGGCTACTATCCGATCGCGGTTCCACTTGTGGGAGAGCTTTTCTGACCAAGCGGGGTCTGGGGTGTCACTGCCGTTGAGGTAGATTTCTGTTCCCACAGCGGCGATCGTAGCATCGGGTTGGAGAAGATCTTTATCGGCTTGCAGTTGCCGATAAAGGGTTAGCGATCGCCCAGTGGCATAAACTATCTTTGTCCCGTATTCTTGGCGATGCTGACTCAGTTGGCGATTCAGTTTTGTCAATGCTTGGTCATCACCCACGAGGGTGTTGTCTAAATCGGTGACGAAAAGAAATGGTTTCACAGCAACTTGTTTTAGTGAACAATCACAACCAACTTTGTGTTAGTTTTCCGTTGTTGGTTGTCAAATATCAACTGACAACTTTAAAGGATTGGTTTCTTTAGAGTAGCTAAAGGCAATTTCTCTGTTTTAGGTGTCACTTGTAAATAGCGGTGTAGTGCTTGGTGCGTTGCCGCTACCTTGCAAGTCAAGGCAATCTGATCCCGTTCTAGTAAGCCTAGAACTTGCTCTTGGTTGCCTCGCTCTACCACCGGCAACTGATGCAAACCCCGTGCGGCCATCCGGTCTAAAGCCTCAGATAAAGGTTCATCCATGTAGGCATAGAGGATTTCAGTGGTACAAATATCGCTCAGCTTAAATGAGGGTAAATTACTATCCGCCTCTGAGAAAGATGCATAAAGCTTAACAAACGCGCTATCGCGCTGCGTTTCGCTGGCGGTGGTGCTGATAGTAGCGCTAGCAGCTAATCTGTACTGTTCCCAAACAGCGATTGCCCGGTTGATATCCTCAAGAGTAATAATACCAACTAAATATTCTGCTTCATCAATTATCAAAGCACTGCGGCAGCGATCGCTTGTCAAAGCTAAACCAGCCTGCAATACTGACATCGAACCCCGTAGCCTCAAGGGAGATTTATTAATCGCCTCCCTGACTAGTAATTGCTGCAAAATTTCTTGATTTTCATCTTTCTCTACATTCAGATTCAATTGCTGTAAATCCGGTCCAGAAGTCAAACTT
This window of the Chroococcidiopsis sp. CCMEE 29 genome carries:
- a CDS encoding sucrose-phosphate phosphatase; the protein is MKPFLFVTDLDNTLVGDDQALTKLNRQLSQHRQEYGTKIVYATGRSLTLYRQLQADKDLLQPDATIAAVGTEIYLNGSDTPDPAWSEKLSHKWNRDRIVATTAHFADLVPQPDSEQRPFKVSFFLTEAIAAEVMPQLQSLLEKQGLDIKLIYSTGQDLDILPRHSDKGLAMQFLRQQWEIDPAQTVVCGDSGNDIALFAGAERGIIVGNASYELLQWHNDNPADHHYLAEAACAGGILEGLNYFGFLE
- the ruvA gene encoding Holliday junction branch migration protein RuvA; amino-acid sequence: MISYLKGAIAGIQKTSGNRVILTLEVNSCGYDLQIPAHLAQQLPPVGEQVQIFTHLQIREEQPMLYGFGSATQRDLFRQLISVSGIGAALAIALLDTLELPDLVQAIVTGNTQLLIQAPGVGGKTAERISLELRNKLADWHNTAGLAATTSSVPLAPEILEEVQMALLAVGYTPNEIAKALSNVSQNALVGKNAGAEDWIRQAIAWLSSQ